From a single Alloactinosynnema sp. L-07 genomic region:
- a CDS encoding ATP-binding protein yields the protein MTTSDQHDALFHIDGATEGTSQWKAETFQLVNWGGFEGRVRFDFHPGSTLISGASGTGKSTLLDAYIALMMPSDTSFNGASNDAVGGRARSAEQRNLLSYLRGQTDTTADADGREKPKVLRGDRTATWGAVGMTFIDDRKRRFTAFRVYYVPARARRSGDFTMRMATFDGVLDLAELAGHTDQIFAPKALKAAFPGLKTWDSYAAFANILHTRLGIGANGDGAKALRLLVRIQSGHQIRTVDELYKEMVLERPVTFAAADRAIEHFDDLEAAYRAMQTEQEKADLLAPITNLHTRLLTARAEVETIDTLGLTHDGDTPISLWTMHTETDLLAGAVDTNRDALVTNTEDLTRAHADEGELTRDLQVAQQEHRNNGGADLEHLAASIETEQRLRDQRLGRRSALAERTIVLQAPLDNRDDFDKLRSAADAFLAAYDEIDAELGQVRDGLLRKQVPVLDRKRQLKDERASFDGRAGRVPKALDDMRLQAAAAAGMEPEDLPFLGELIDVGPEHGRWRNAIETVLGGSARLLLVPQERLDDFSRKIDPLHLRGRLTFEGVPSAEHREVACDPRTVAGKLLFKDHQFSAWVIRHVTNSVRNALCVERADDLVGDGYRVTLAGQTRRGSAGSHGRNDRSNVIGFSSAEAIADIDQQLAGLEVEIEALDTRRIEIEEERAALVQTSRAYDEVQRVAWGDIDVASVERRISELEDRRSTILNANDSLRALEEHIKHVNSRLEAARERRFGLQDRGKALDKCHQSLVERQDKVSSELNRIENEQKVILDNEQTNRLDKEFAEAAAPGDPEDLDQFFTNLGQLRKRLNSAVAGARADVERTETDLERIFQAYQRLWEDPNLGVSEASYPDYARILDNIITTGLHERRDEWRRRLTRWSGQDLVPLSGAMDAAIGDIEDRLAPINDILAALPFGAGRDRLRIKLRRLTPDHVTQFRRELRALSSTATKELEENQMQRRFAELQGFMAQLRRRDDPRADAELTDRDRLLDVRRHVEITAERYSPGGILLSVHSALGGKSGGESQELVAFIVGAALRFRLGDELRTRPRFAPVFLDEGFVKSDSEFAGRAVQVWKGLGFQLIVGAPLDKVTALEPHMDELLAITKDTETGYSFVAHIKDPDGYLGRT from the coding sequence ATGACCACGAGCGACCAGCACGATGCCCTCTTCCACATCGACGGGGCCACGGAAGGGACCTCACAGTGGAAGGCCGAGACGTTCCAACTGGTGAACTGGGGCGGGTTCGAGGGGAGAGTCCGATTCGACTTCCATCCGGGCTCGACGTTGATCTCCGGCGCTTCGGGAACCGGCAAGAGCACGTTGCTCGACGCTTACATTGCTTTGATGATGCCGTCGGACACGTCGTTCAACGGAGCGTCCAACGACGCGGTCGGTGGCCGTGCCCGCAGCGCCGAGCAGCGCAACTTGCTCAGCTACCTGCGCGGTCAGACCGACACCACCGCCGACGCTGACGGCAGGGAGAAGCCGAAGGTGCTCCGCGGTGATCGGACCGCCACGTGGGGCGCGGTCGGCATGACATTCATCGACGACCGCAAACGACGTTTCACGGCCTTCCGAGTCTACTATGTGCCCGCCCGTGCCCGGCGTAGCGGCGACTTCACGATGCGAATGGCTACCTTCGACGGCGTTCTAGACCTCGCCGAACTGGCCGGACACACCGACCAGATCTTTGCTCCGAAGGCACTCAAAGCCGCGTTCCCGGGGCTGAAGACGTGGGACAGCTACGCCGCCTTCGCCAACATTCTCCACACGCGGCTGGGCATCGGTGCCAACGGCGACGGTGCGAAGGCACTGCGCCTGCTCGTGCGCATCCAGTCCGGTCACCAGATCCGCACCGTTGACGAGCTGTACAAGGAGATGGTCCTGGAGCGGCCAGTCACCTTTGCCGCCGCGGACCGCGCCATCGAGCACTTCGACGACCTCGAGGCCGCCTACCGGGCGATGCAGACCGAGCAGGAAAAGGCAGATTTGCTCGCACCGATCACCAATCTGCACACGCGGCTGCTCACCGCTCGCGCCGAAGTGGAGACGATCGACACCCTTGGCCTCACCCACGACGGAGACACCCCTATCAGCCTCTGGACCATGCACACCGAGACGGATCTGCTGGCTGGCGCCGTCGACACCAACCGGGATGCGCTTGTCACGAACACAGAGGACCTGACACGGGCACATGCTGACGAGGGCGAGTTGACCCGCGATCTTCAGGTAGCGCAACAGGAGCATCGCAACAATGGCGGTGCCGATCTTGAGCATCTCGCGGCGTCGATCGAGACCGAACAGCGCCTCCGCGATCAAAGGCTGGGTCGTCGCAGCGCCCTTGCGGAGCGCACCATTGTCCTGCAAGCACCTTTGGACAACCGCGACGACTTCGACAAGCTTCGCTCTGCCGCTGATGCGTTCCTCGCCGCCTACGACGAAATTGACGCCGAGCTGGGCCAGGTGCGCGACGGGCTGCTCCGGAAGCAGGTTCCCGTTCTGGACCGCAAGCGGCAGCTGAAAGACGAACGCGCATCGTTCGATGGTCGGGCGGGGCGAGTACCGAAGGCTCTTGATGACATGCGACTGCAGGCCGCCGCCGCAGCGGGCATGGAGCCCGAGGATCTGCCCTTTCTCGGCGAACTGATTGACGTCGGTCCTGAGCACGGGCGCTGGCGTAACGCGATCGAAACCGTTCTCGGTGGCAGCGCCCGCCTCCTCCTCGTGCCGCAGGAACGGCTGGACGACTTCTCCCGCAAGATCGATCCGTTGCATCTACGGGGACGACTCACATTCGAAGGTGTCCCATCCGCTGAGCACCGCGAGGTCGCGTGCGACCCGCGCACCGTTGCAGGCAAGCTGCTGTTCAAGGATCACCAGTTCAGCGCGTGGGTGATTAGACACGTGACCAACTCGGTCCGGAACGCACTCTGTGTGGAGAGAGCGGACGATCTGGTCGGCGACGGCTACCGGGTCACCCTTGCCGGGCAGACCCGGCGAGGCTCCGCCGGAAGCCACGGCCGAAACGACAGATCCAACGTCATCGGATTCTCCAGCGCAGAGGCGATCGCCGACATCGACCAGCAACTCGCGGGGCTCGAGGTAGAGATCGAGGCGCTCGACACACGACGGATAGAAATTGAAGAAGAGCGGGCGGCGCTTGTGCAGACCAGTCGGGCCTACGACGAGGTGCAGCGGGTTGCCTGGGGTGACATCGACGTCGCGAGCGTTGAACGGCGAATCAGCGAACTGGAAGATCGCCGAAGCACGATCCTCAATGCCAACGACAGCCTCCGCGCGCTCGAGGAACACATCAAGCACGTGAATAGCCGCCTGGAGGCGGCGCGCGAGCGCAGGTTCGGTTTGCAAGATCGCGGTAAAGCGCTCGACAAATGTCATCAGAGTCTGGTCGAGCGACAAGACAAGGTGAGCAGCGAGCTCAATAGAATCGAAAACGAGCAGAAGGTCATACTCGACAACGAGCAGACCAACCGGTTGGACAAGGAGTTCGCCGAGGCCGCGGCTCCTGGTGACCCGGAGGACCTTGACCAGTTCTTCACCAATTTGGGGCAGCTACGCAAGCGGCTCAACAGTGCCGTCGCGGGGGCGCGAGCTGACGTGGAACGCACCGAAACCGACCTCGAGCGGATATTCCAGGCATACCAACGGCTCTGGGAAGATCCCAATCTCGGCGTCAGTGAGGCGTCCTATCCGGACTACGCCAGGATCCTCGACAACATCATCACAACCGGTCTGCACGAACGACGCGACGAGTGGCGTCGCAGGCTAACCCGGTGGAGCGGCCAGGACCTGGTACCGCTCTCAGGGGCGATGGATGCTGCCATCGGGGACATCGAAGACCGGTTGGCGCCGATCAACGACATCCTCGCCGCACTGCCCTTCGGCGCAGGCCGCGATCGGCTGCGGATCAAGCTGCGCCGACTCACCCCGGACCACGTGACACAGTTTCGCCGCGAATTGCGGGCGCTGTCGTCGACAGCGACGAAGGAACTCGAAGAGAACCAGATGCAGCGCCGGTTCGCCGAGCTGCAGGGTTTCATGGCCCAGCTTCGGCGCCGGGATGACCCACGTGCCGACGCGGAGCTCACCGACCGCGACCGACTGCTGGATGTGCGTCGCCACGTGGAGATCACAGCCGAGCGGTACAGCCCCGGCGGCATCCTGCTCAGCGTGCACTCCGCACTCGGTGGCAAAAGTGGTGGCGAGAGCCAGGAGCTGGTGGCCTTCATTGTGGGGGCAGCGTTGCGGTTCCGCCTCGGCGACGAGCTGCGGACCCGCCCGCGATTCGCGCCGGTGTTCCTCGATGAAGGCTTCGTCAAGTCCGACTCCGAGTTCGCTGGCCGCGCTGTGCAGGTGTGGAAGGGTCTGGGGTTCCAGCTGATCGTCGGTGCTCCCCTGGACAAAGTCACCGCGTTGGAGCCGCACATGGACGAGCTACTCGCCATCACAAAGGACACCGAGACCGGCTACTCGTTCGTTGCGCACATCAAGGATCCCGACGGCTATCTGGGGCGTACGTGA
- a CDS encoding Wadjet anti-phage system protein JetD domain-containing protein: MKTPEDIVVDLARRMKNTWSATLIGGPGAPAWPLAMPIGQPSSTELAVQFLAVTRLVATWREWAAGHGLTLQFRARRVSGTDQELPTHLHVPDLETAARICAADWPARIARGRQRAALLARRYPHLTQPARVLVAVDGLSDVDFDLLCRAADWFAVNDATGLTPRQVPIAGMHAKWLNTRQALVMDLAGVENLRLAPAHPARIHFTYLDPAHRSAGGRRYDSATVGDRVPLSYQPEIVIISENKDTAIHFPELAGGLSVEGVGRGGGTAAAFDWITGAPRVFYWGDMDADGLEILDGFRAAGVPARSILMDQNTYESWEQFGTSLDRHGKPLGPRTARPVPHLTETERALYHQIISPNWTRHRRIEQERIPLSEALAQVNRDVSTQQ, from the coding sequence GTGAAGACTCCCGAGGACATTGTCGTTGATCTCGCCCGACGAATGAAGAACACGTGGTCCGCGACCCTGATCGGCGGACCCGGCGCGCCAGCCTGGCCCTTGGCGATGCCCATCGGACAGCCGAGTTCCACCGAGCTCGCCGTTCAGTTCCTGGCAGTCACGCGGCTAGTGGCTACCTGGCGGGAATGGGCGGCGGGACATGGTCTCACGCTTCAGTTCCGCGCCCGCCGTGTCTCCGGCACCGACCAGGAGTTGCCTACTCACCTCCACGTCCCCGATCTGGAGACCGCAGCCCGCATCTGCGCCGCCGACTGGCCAGCACGCATCGCCCGGGGTCGGCAGCGGGCTGCCCTTTTGGCTCGGCGCTATCCACACCTGACTCAGCCCGCACGTGTCCTGGTCGCTGTCGACGGGCTGTCCGACGTCGACTTCGACCTTCTGTGTCGAGCTGCGGACTGGTTCGCCGTCAACGACGCAACCGGATTGACACCCCGCCAAGTGCCGATCGCAGGCATGCACGCGAAGTGGCTCAACACTCGTCAGGCGTTGGTGATGGACCTCGCCGGGGTCGAGAACCTGCGGCTGGCGCCAGCCCATCCCGCCCGCATCCATTTCACCTACCTTGATCCGGCCCACCGGTCCGCAGGCGGTCGAAGATACGACTCTGCGACGGTCGGCGATCGCGTCCCGTTGTCGTATCAGCCAGAGATTGTGATCATCTCCGAGAACAAGGACACCGCCATCCACTTCCCGGAACTGGCTGGCGGTCTATCGGTCGAGGGTGTCGGTCGCGGTGGCGGAACGGCTGCGGCCTTCGACTGGATCACTGGCGCTCCGCGCGTCTTCTATTGGGGCGACATGGACGCCGACGGACTCGAGATTCTTGACGGGTTCCGGGCTGCTGGAGTACCCGCAAGGTCGATCTTGATGGATCAGAACACCTACGAATCCTGGGAACAGTTCGGCACAAGCCTCGACCGGCACGGCAAGCCACTCGGGCCACGCACGGCGCGACCGGTTCCGCACTTGACCGAGACTGAGCGCGCCCTGTATCACCAGATCATCTCGCCGAACTGGACCCGCCATCGTCGCATCGAGCAAGAGCGGATACCGCTGAGCGAGGCGCTCGCACAGGTGAATCGCGATGTGTCCACGCAGCAATGA
- a CDS encoding DUF6880 family protein yields the protein MASVEVERVRRLIDGLHRDRRTHPRHGRPEYYQLASDVGAACEELIESEPAAAPALARRAVDLVTTALMYMDGPSGIVQALMAVHARACVAAPSDPKRLAGWLVKLRLDGPGWPDFQLSDYADALGDKGRAELARVVEDRAKTAEPDLHGRTPFGIRVLREQLAEISGDVDHYIAVLGEDLHAASQYLKIVDALRNVGRAADAERWAQRGLGIGNPIDKGRLRDVYVDLLLERGAADEALAMRWQLFDQYPTQTHCNDLRRTAERTGTWPGLRDNAIGRLRDATTGQAAFADHLIGVLLGEGELDEAWQAAVDHTDDLLDSRWHQLIELRQPIHPRDVLDPWQRLIQRRLDASTDKYRYGKAIKLLRHLRDAYRAAGDEIGFGAYLDRLRDQHKRKTSFIVKLDRANL from the coding sequence ATGGCGAGCGTCGAAGTGGAGCGGGTACGTCGGTTGATCGACGGGCTGCACCGCGACCGTCGGACGCACCCGCGTCACGGGCGACCGGAGTATTACCAGCTGGCGAGCGACGTCGGTGCCGCATGTGAGGAGCTGATCGAGAGTGAGCCTGCGGCTGCCCCGGCCCTCGCGCGACGCGCGGTCGACCTCGTGACCACGGCGCTGATGTACATGGATGGCCCGTCCGGCATCGTGCAAGCTCTGATGGCCGTGCACGCACGTGCCTGTGTCGCAGCGCCCTCCGATCCGAAGCGGCTGGCGGGGTGGCTGGTGAAGCTGCGGCTCGATGGGCCGGGCTGGCCGGACTTCCAACTGAGCGACTATGCGGATGCACTGGGGGACAAGGGCCGTGCCGAACTGGCCCGGGTAGTGGAAGATCGTGCCAAGACAGCTGAGCCGGACCTGCACGGCAGGACACCATTTGGGATTCGCGTGCTGCGCGAGCAGCTTGCCGAGATCTCCGGCGACGTCGACCACTACATCGCTGTGCTGGGTGAAGATCTCCACGCCGCGTCCCAGTATCTCAAGATCGTCGACGCGCTGCGGAACGTCGGCCGCGCGGCTGATGCCGAACGCTGGGCGCAACGCGGGCTGGGGATCGGCAATCCGATCGACAAAGGCAGGCTTCGTGATGTCTACGTGGACTTGCTGCTCGAACGCGGTGCCGCCGACGAGGCGCTCGCGATGCGGTGGCAGCTGTTCGACCAGTACCCCACCCAGACCCACTGCAACGACCTGCGCCGCACCGCCGAACGCACCGGGACCTGGCCCGGGCTGCGGGACAATGCGATCGGGCGGCTACGCGACGCCACCACTGGGCAGGCCGCCTTCGCCGACCATCTCATCGGCGTGTTGCTCGGCGAGGGCGAACTGGACGAAGCATGGCAGGCGGCGGTCGATCATACCGATGACCTGCTCGATTCACGTTGGCATCAGCTTATCGAGCTGCGCCAACCCATCCACCCGCGGGACGTGCTGGACCCATGGCAACGGCTCATCCAGCGGCGACTGGACGCCAGCACCGACAAGTACCGGTACGGCAAGGCCATCAAGCTGCTGAGGCACCTCCGTGACGCCTACCGAGCCGCAGGTGATGAGATCGGTTTCGGAGCGTACCTTGACCGTCTGCGAGACCAGCACAAGCGCAAGACCTCGTTCATCGTCAAGCTCGATCGCGCCAACCTGTGA
- a CDS encoding DUF1772 domain-containing protein, whose translation MLSALQVCTIVVVGLMVGVEFSVAFVINPILNGLPDDSGQRGRAHGGRMLGAVMPFWYIGSLVLSAVWATAGWHHPGTGLVVIAAALLIVSVIMSLLLLVPINNRGKTWTAENRPEDWKEQMNRWDRYHYVRVFVIIAAFALLAAALA comes from the coding sequence ATGCTCAGCGCACTCCAGGTCTGCACCATCGTGGTCGTCGGCCTGATGGTGGGGGTGGAATTCTCCGTCGCCTTCGTCATCAACCCGATCCTCAACGGACTTCCCGACGACAGCGGCCAGCGCGGCCGCGCCCATGGGGGCCGGATGCTCGGCGCCGTCATGCCGTTCTGGTACATCGGCTCGCTCGTCCTGAGCGCGGTCTGGGCCACCGCCGGATGGCATCACCCTGGCACCGGCCTCGTCGTCATCGCCGCCGCGCTGCTGATCGTGAGCGTGATCATGTCGCTCCTACTCCTCGTTCCGATCAACAACCGGGGCAAGACGTGGACCGCCGAGAACCGGCCCGAGGACTGGAAGGAGCAGATGAACCGCTGGGACCGCTACCACTACGTCCGCGTCTTCGTCATCATCGCCGCGTTCGCCCTGTTGGCCGCCGCCCTCGCCTGA
- a CDS encoding TetR/AcrR family transcriptional regulator, translating into MSVQERKQREQADRERLIVATARELAEQQGWDAVTTRRLAERIEYSQPVLYSHFRGKREIIGAVAIEGAAEMAAALRAATSAMGGPYTRVTALARTYLDFAERNPAVYDAMFQLDGGLTFANEDTPEPLKDAFAALLESLGEVAGDGVHPGLFTEVFWASLHGLATLTRAGRLPPGDAERRVELLVDRLAVV; encoded by the coding sequence GTGTCGGTACAAGAACGCAAGCAGCGCGAACAGGCGGATCGCGAGCGCCTCATTGTGGCGACGGCCCGCGAACTCGCCGAGCAGCAGGGCTGGGACGCGGTCACCACCCGCAGGCTCGCCGAGCGCATCGAATACAGCCAGCCCGTCCTCTACAGCCATTTCCGCGGCAAGCGCGAGATCATCGGTGCCGTCGCCATCGAGGGTGCTGCCGAGATGGCCGCGGCGCTGCGGGCCGCGACCTCAGCCATGGGCGGCCCTTACACCCGGGTCACTGCCCTCGCCCGCACCTACCTCGACTTCGCCGAGCGCAACCCGGCGGTCTACGACGCCATGTTCCAACTCGACGGCGGCCTGACGTTCGCGAACGAGGACACCCCGGAGCCACTGAAGGACGCCTTCGCGGCCCTGCTGGAAAGCCTCGGCGAGGTCGCTGGGGACGGCGTACACCCTGGACTGTTCACCGAGGTGTTCTGGGCGTCCCTGCACGGGCTGGCCACGCTGACCCGAGCGGGACGGCTGCCGCCGGGGGACGCCGAGCGGAGGGTGGAGCTGCTGGTGGACCGGCTCGCCGTGGTCTGA
- a CDS encoding S9 family peptidase: MRRIFLLLATLLLAVAGLAGPASAASSRRIEGTIGTTPFVIEVPSRWNGTVLLWSHGYLATPGAPKPAPEVDNDHPALRAWLLDRGYAMAGTQFAMTPYTSSTIVRDQLAVLDRFTAEVARPRRVIAWGKSLGGQVTTVLAERHPSRISGALPMCAPIAGSVSHHNGLLDVAFALKTLLWADQPVKITGSTDPVANQDLANPLIRATLNTPASQARLALAASFGDLPAWVDSLGPRPAGGAESATHLYLLMRYQIGAAMFGHGRTQLEHELGGNPSWNTGVDYRAQLAKSSQRALVEELYTAAGLDLAADLATLNAAPRIAADPRAVAKLTAESATTGLVAVPTLTLHSTGDGTDVVEAQRWYADNAARFGRSANLRQAYVERANHCFFTAAEEIAALLALEHRLDTGVWGDTNAARLTAVANGYGDEYRTMWSYYAEGTATVPAAFVDLRPAKLPRPFPW; this comes from the coding sequence ATGCGCCGGATCTTCCTGCTACTCGCCACCCTTCTCCTCGCCGTGGCCGGACTCGCCGGTCCCGCCTCCGCCGCCTCCTCCCGAAGGATCGAGGGCACGATCGGGACCACGCCGTTCGTGATCGAGGTGCCGTCGAGGTGGAACGGCACGGTGCTGCTCTGGAGCCACGGCTACCTCGCCACGCCCGGCGCCCCGAAACCCGCGCCGGAGGTCGACAACGACCACCCGGCATTACGGGCGTGGCTCCTCGACCGGGGGTACGCGATGGCAGGCACGCAGTTCGCCATGACGCCGTACACCAGCTCCACGATCGTGCGCGACCAGCTCGCGGTCCTGGACCGGTTCACGGCGGAAGTGGCGCGCCCGCGCCGTGTCATCGCGTGGGGCAAGTCGCTCGGCGGGCAGGTCACCACCGTGCTCGCCGAGCGGCACCCCTCCCGCATCTCCGGTGCGCTGCCGATGTGCGCGCCGATCGCCGGGTCGGTCTCGCACCACAATGGATTGCTCGACGTGGCGTTCGCGTTGAAGACCCTGCTCTGGGCCGACCAGCCGGTGAAGATCACCGGTAGCACCGACCCGGTGGCCAACCAGGACCTGGCGAACCCGCTGATCCGGGCGACCCTGAACACCCCGGCGAGCCAGGCCCGGCTCGCGCTGGCCGCGTCGTTCGGCGACCTCCCGGCATGGGTCGACTCGCTCGGGCCGCGGCCCGCGGGCGGCGCAGAATCCGCGACCCACCTCTACCTGCTCATGCGCTACCAGATCGGGGCCGCGATGTTCGGCCACGGCCGGACGCAGCTGGAGCACGAACTCGGCGGCAACCCGAGCTGGAACACCGGCGTCGATTACCGCGCCCAGCTCGCGAAGTCCAGCCAGCGCGCGCTGGTGGAGGAGCTGTACACCGCCGCCGGGCTGGACCTGGCCGCCGACCTGGCGACGCTGAACGCCGCGCCGAGGATCGCCGCCGACCCTCGCGCCGTGGCGAAGCTGACCGCCGAGTCGGCGACCACCGGGTTGGTGGCCGTCCCGACGCTGACCCTGCACTCCACTGGCGACGGCACCGACGTCGTCGAGGCGCAGCGGTGGTACGCCGACAACGCGGCCCGGTTCGGCCGGTCCGCGAACCTGCGCCAGGCCTACGTCGAGCGCGCCAACCACTGCTTCTTCACCGCCGCCGAGGAAATCGCCGCGCTCCTCGCGCTGGAACACCGGCTCGACACCGGCGTGTGGGGCGATACCAACGCCGCCCGGCTGACCGCCGTCGCGAACGGCTACGGCGACGAGTACCGCACCATGTGGAGCTACTACGCCGAAGGCACCGCCACCGTGCCCGCCGCGTTCGTCGACCTCCGCCCGGCGAAGCTGCCGCGCCCGTTCCCCTGGTGA
- a CDS encoding helix-turn-helix domain-containing protein, whose product MLRLRFDLDELARTTLSTSGVAATIEAVCSGALLTTRPPLAFDGWRRRFRTRVDDRMRPLLDLVPPASPAPDFLTVRTDDPADVVEHLSALSAAEIAFDLIEAGVRPSRFTRLLASGDREARATVGDALRRYHHAFADELPLVRAVISDDLAYRASVLAAQGIGGLLESLHPAMRWRSPVLEIDGGPDREASPGGRQVRLVPSVFMWRRPYVLIEPDGPCFITYPARGALRLGSAEPACGDPLADLLGRTRAAALRAINGGATTSELSERLAISLASASEHASVLRRARLITTSRQGRAVRHTLTPLGHNTLAGGAVQMIE is encoded by the coding sequence ATGCTCCGGCTGCGGTTCGACCTCGACGAGCTGGCCCGCACGACGCTCTCGACGTCCGGTGTCGCGGCCACGATCGAGGCCGTCTGCAGTGGCGCGCTGCTGACCACCCGCCCGCCGCTCGCGTTCGACGGGTGGCGCCGCCGGTTCCGGACACGGGTGGACGACCGGATGCGGCCGTTGCTCGACCTGGTGCCCCCCGCCTCCCCGGCGCCAGACTTCCTGACCGTCCGCACCGACGATCCGGCCGACGTGGTCGAGCACCTTTCCGCGCTGTCCGCCGCCGAGATCGCCTTCGACCTGATCGAGGCGGGCGTCCGCCCGTCCCGGTTCACTCGGCTGCTGGCCTCCGGCGACCGGGAGGCGCGGGCCACGGTCGGCGACGCGCTGCGGCGCTACCACCACGCGTTCGCCGATGAGCTGCCGTTGGTGCGCGCGGTGATCTCCGACGACCTGGCCTATCGCGCGTCGGTGCTGGCCGCGCAGGGCATCGGCGGCCTGCTGGAGTCGCTGCATCCGGCGATGCGCTGGCGCAGCCCGGTCCTGGAGATCGACGGAGGACCGGACCGCGAGGCGTCGCCCGGCGGCCGTCAGGTCCGGCTGGTTCCGTCGGTGTTCATGTGGCGGCGGCCGTACGTGCTGATCGAGCCGGACGGGCCGTGCTTCATCACCTACCCGGCGCGCGGCGCGCTTCGCCTCGGCTCGGCGGAGCCTGCGTGCGGTGATCCGCTGGCCGACCTGCTGGGCCGAACCCGGGCGGCGGCGTTGCGCGCGATCAACGGGGGAGCCACGACCAGCGAGCTGTCCGAGCGGCTCGCCATCAGCCTGGCCTCGGCGTCGGAGCACGCGTCGGTGCTGCGCCGGGCCCGGCTGATCACAACGTCGCGGCAGGGCCGCGCGGTCCGGCACACGCTGACGCCACTTGGGCACAACACACTGGCAGGCGGCGCCGTCCAGATGATCGAGTGA
- a CDS encoding EF-hand domain-containing protein, translated as MAGKTADPVDRKIESEFEKLDLNHDDHLDWSDYETLIGRYLQTARVSENDRRARALRAFYQLHWLELLRYAGVEGDRLSRNQFVAATRLATTDSSRLNVAEVGGHVIFDLIDTNGDGEISKDELANYLRGVWQIDPSDAAYSLEVLDRDGDQVISRSEFVSGINEHLETSRRTAARR; from the coding sequence ATGGCTGGCAAAACGGCGGATCCCGTCGACAGGAAGATCGAATCGGAGTTCGAAAAACTGGACCTCAACCACGACGACCACCTCGACTGGTCGGACTACGAGACCCTCATCGGCCGCTACCTGCAGACGGCACGCGTCAGCGAGAACGACCGTCGGGCCAGGGCACTCCGGGCGTTCTACCAGTTGCACTGGCTGGAGCTGCTGCGATACGCGGGCGTCGAGGGGGATCGCCTGTCGAGGAACCAGTTCGTCGCCGCGACCCGTCTCGCCACCACCGATAGCAGCAGGCTCAACGTCGCTGAGGTCGGCGGCCACGTGATCTTCGACCTTATCGACACCAACGGTGACGGCGAGATCAGCAAGGACGAACTGGCGAACTACCTCCGGGGCGTCTGGCAAATCGACCCGTCCGACGCGGCTTACAGCCTTGAAGTGCTCGACCGCGACGGGGACCAGGTGATTTCGAGGAGCGAATTCGTCAGTGGCATCAATGAACACCTCGAGACGTCGCGCCGGACGGCTGCCCGCCGCTAG